The DNA region CGTGCCGCTCTTCTACATGTTCAACGACCAGCGCGACACCCTCCCCATCCTGGCGCTCCCGTTCATCGCCAACGCCTTCTCGGTCTACCAGTTCCACACGTTCTTCCGCACGATCCCGCCGAGCATCGAGGAAGCGGCTCGGATCGACGGCGCGGGTCCCTGGCGCACCTTCTTCGCGATCATCATCCCGATGTCGAAGCCGGCCTTCGCCTCCGTGGCGATCCTGACCTTCCTCATCCAGTGGGGCTCGTTCCTGTGGCCGGTGCTGATGGTCTCCGACCCGTCGGTCCGCCCGCTGCCGCTGGAGATGAGCGTCTTCCAGGGTCAGCAGCCCGCGGACTGGGGACAGATCCTCGCCTTCGGCGTCCTCCTGGTCCTGCCCGTCCTGGTGGTCTTCGCCTTCTTCCAACGCTGGTTCGTCCAAGGTGTGGCCAGTTCCGCCGTCAAGGGCTGAGCGAGAGCGGCCGACTCTCCGCCTCGGCCGCCTGGGCCGCCTCGGCCGCCTGGGCCGGCTCATCCGCCTCGGCGGCTCCCCCGGGCGGCCTGCTTCAGGTGCGGTCTTCAGGCGAGTCGATCTCCTGGCCGACGCCGGAAATCGGGTAGGTCACCGCGGGGCGGCGTGCCCAGGATCGCGGGCATGGCACTGCGACTTGTCCAGATCGCGGTGAACGCTCGGGACGACTCCGCGCTCGGCCGGTTCTGGGCCGAGGCGCTCGGCTGGAGCACCTCCATCGAGGAACCCGGAGTGACCAACCTCGAACCCGAGGGATTCACCTGTCCCGACCCCGTCGCCGTCTGCATCGACATCATCGTCGTCCCGGAACCCGAGACCGTGAAGAACCGCGTCCACCTCGACCTCCGGCCCTACCCCGGTGACGATCGAGCGGCGGAGGCGGCCCGACTGCGGGCCCTCGGCGCCACCGACATCGATCTCGGCCAGGGCCACGTGTCGTGGACCTGCCTCGTCGACCCGGAGGGCAACGAGTTCGACATCCTCGCTCCGGGCTGACGTCAGTCGAAGAGGGCGATGAGTCCGTTCACCCAGATGGCCAGCATCCCCAGGACCGCCACC from Streptomyces sp. ALI-76-A includes:
- a CDS encoding carbohydrate ABC transporter permease, whose translation is MSATTTPTPLRRFMDYAVLSVLAFVFVLPVIYLFLGSLKPSDEVLDGLSGFLPTNLSFDNYSAVLDSLNSDSTGYFWRFMGVSLLLAFVVVTGGLFVNSMAAYGLSRLKWRGREAVFTLVLLLMLVPFESVAVPLFYMFNDQRDTLPILALPFIANAFSVYQFHTFFRTIPPSIEEAARIDGAGPWRTFFAIIIPMSKPAFASVAILTFLIQWGSFLWPVLMVSDPSVRPLPLEMSVFQGQQPADWGQILAFGVLLVLPVLVVFAFFQRWFVQGVASSAVKG
- a CDS encoding VOC family protein — encoded protein: MALRLVQIAVNARDDSALGRFWAEALGWSTSIEEPGVTNLEPEGFTCPDPVAVCIDIIVVPEPETVKNRVHLDLRPYPGDDRAAEAARLRALGATDIDLGQGHVSWTCLVDPEGNEFDILAPG